The following proteins are encoded in a genomic region of Paenibacillus antri:
- a CDS encoding lipoate--protein ligase family protein — METHNWRLIRSGACAPDYNMATDEAMMKAVGAGAAPPTLRFFGWNPATLSIGYFQKAEDEVRLDEVRRRGLGFVRRPTGGRAVLHDAEVTYSIVVPDDYPGLPTSVTESYRVLSEGLVHGFRALGLDAAMVSLASEEEKAKYASAGSAACFDSPSWYELVVDGRKVAGSAQVRQHGAVLQHGSILLDLDVELLFELLQFRSERLRERLAASFAEKAAAINELRGARGLAPVEASAAEDAFAEGWAAALGVTLAASGLSAAEEAETARLASEKYGADVWNLRR, encoded by the coding sequence ATGGAAACGCACAACTGGCGTTTGATCCGTTCGGGCGCTTGCGCGCCTGATTACAATATGGCGACCGACGAGGCCATGATGAAGGCGGTTGGCGCCGGGGCGGCGCCGCCGACGCTGCGGTTTTTCGGGTGGAATCCGGCGACGCTGTCGATCGGATATTTCCAGAAGGCGGAGGACGAGGTCCGGCTGGACGAGGTGCGTCGGCGGGGGCTCGGCTTCGTGCGCCGGCCGACCGGCGGCCGGGCGGTGTTGCACGACGCGGAGGTGACGTATTCGATCGTCGTGCCGGACGACTATCCGGGGCTGCCGACGTCGGTGACGGAGTCGTATCGCGTGCTGAGCGAAGGATTGGTGCACGGCTTCCGCGCGCTCGGGCTGGACGCGGCGATGGTGTCGCTGGCGAGCGAAGAGGAGAAGGCGAAATACGCCTCGGCGGGTTCCGCCGCCTGCTTCGACTCCCCGTCGTGGTACGAGCTCGTCGTCGACGGCCGCAAGGTGGCCGGCAGCGCTCAAGTGCGCCAGCACGGCGCGGTGCTGCAGCACGGCTCGATTCTGCTCGACCTCGACGTCGAGCTGTTGTTCGAGCTGCTGCAGTTCCGCAGCGAGCGGCTGCGCGAGCGGCTCGCGGCGTCGTTCGCCGAGAAGGCGGCGGCGATCAACGAGCTGCGCGGCGCGCGAGGGTTGGCGCCGGTGGAAGCGTCGGCGGCGGAAGACGCGTTCGCCGAGGGTTGGGCGGCTGCGCTCGGCGTGACGCTCGCCGCGTCGGGGCTGTCGGCCGCCGAGGAGGCCGAGACGGCGCGGCTCGCGTCGGAAAAATACGGCGCGGACGTCTGGAATTTGCGCCGATAG
- a CDS encoding DEAD/DEAH box helicase, which produces MRKTVLPEPTRALNDHLTLTFDRSWHEALEDRLAKNGPWDNYTHYQLAYEAERAALVHSFEELQCLRHLPKLRPLPHQLDAAKKVLHEMRGRAILADEVGLGKTIEAGLILKEYMIRGLVKKALILVPASLVLQWVRELNGKFGIAAAAQKKAHMWETCDVIVASMDTAKRDPHRDIVLGLDYDMLIIDEAHKLKNKKTTNYQFVNQVRKKYCLLLTATPVQNDLGELYNLITLLKPGQLGAQGSFAANYVAEKRVPKNEDALQQELQKVMIRNRRSDGGVEFTKRNVSNVLLDLSPEEMELYEGVTRFVRQRYEEAGGDIGSVLSMLTLQREVCSSRDAVFITLVNLFKKTAEDSPARARIWELVELIRGIKANTKAEKAMELIQGINEKVIVFTEYRASQEYLLNFLKEKGIRAVPYRGGMNRGKKDWMMDLFRNRAQVMVATEAGGEGINLQFCHHMINFDLPWNPMRIEQRIGRVHRLGQTKDVQIYNLSTRGTIEEHILNLLHEKINMFELVIGELDTIVERGDSLESSLAKIVLEAADERDLKARMDSLGSTIAAERRPVGGGVGGVRGGGKPSAADERRARIGAILDAVAVDAEAIGAEARP; this is translated from the coding sequence GTGCGAAAAACCGTGTTGCCGGAGCCGACCCGCGCCCTGAACGACCATCTGACGCTGACGTTCGACCGGTCCTGGCACGAAGCGCTCGAGGATCGGCTGGCGAAGAACGGGCCATGGGACAACTATACGCACTACCAGCTTGCGTACGAGGCGGAGCGGGCGGCGCTCGTTCACAGTTTCGAAGAGTTGCAATGCCTGCGCCACCTGCCGAAGCTGCGGCCGCTGCCGCATCAGCTCGACGCCGCGAAGAAGGTGCTGCACGAGATGCGCGGCCGCGCCATTCTCGCCGACGAAGTCGGACTCGGGAAGACGATCGAAGCCGGGCTGATTTTGAAGGAATATATGATACGTGGGCTTGTGAAAAAGGCGCTCATTCTCGTGCCCGCTTCGCTCGTGCTGCAGTGGGTGCGCGAGCTGAACGGCAAATTCGGCATCGCGGCGGCGGCGCAGAAGAAAGCGCATATGTGGGAGACGTGCGACGTCATCGTCGCGTCCATGGATACGGCGAAGCGCGATCCGCACCGCGACATCGTGCTCGGTCTCGATTACGACATGCTCATCATCGACGAGGCGCATAAACTGAAAAACAAGAAGACGACGAATTACCAATTCGTCAACCAAGTGCGTAAGAAATATTGTCTGCTGCTGACGGCGACGCCCGTGCAAAACGATCTCGGCGAGCTGTACAACCTAATCACGCTGCTTAAGCCCGGCCAGTTAGGCGCGCAGGGCAGCTTCGCGGCGAATTACGTCGCGGAGAAGCGTGTGCCGAAGAACGAGGACGCGCTCCAGCAGGAGCTGCAGAAGGTGATGATCCGCAACCGGCGCAGCGACGGCGGCGTCGAGTTCACGAAGCGCAACGTATCGAACGTCCTGCTCGACCTCTCGCCCGAGGAGATGGAGTTGTACGAGGGCGTCACCCGGTTCGTGAGGCAGCGCTACGAGGAGGCGGGCGGCGACATCGGCAGCGTGCTGTCGATGCTGACGCTGCAGCGCGAGGTATGCTCGTCCCGCGACGCGGTGTTCATTACGCTCGTCAATCTGTTCAAGAAGACGGCCGAAGACTCGCCCGCTCGGGCGCGGATTTGGGAGCTCGTCGAGCTGATCCGGGGCATCAAGGCGAATACGAAAGCCGAGAAGGCGATGGAGCTCATCCAGGGGATTAACGAGAAGGTGATCGTCTTCACCGAATATCGGGCCTCTCAGGAGTACTTGCTCAATTTCTTGAAGGAAAAGGGGATCCGCGCCGTCCCGTACCGCGGCGGCATGAACCGGGGCAAGAAGGATTGGATGATGGATCTGTTCCGCAATCGGGCGCAGGTGATGGTCGCGACCGAGGCGGGCGGCGAAGGCATCAATCTGCAGTTCTGCCACCATATGATCAACTTCGATCTGCCGTGGAATCCGATGCGGATCGAGCAGCGGATCGGCCGGGTGCATCGGCTCGGGCAGACCAAGGACGTGCAGATTTACAACCTGTCGACGCGGGGCACGATCGAGGAGCATATTTTGAATTTGCTGCATGAGAAAATCAACATGTTCGAGCTCGTCATCGGCGAGCTCGATACGATCGTCGAGCGCGGCGACTCGCTCGAGTCGAGCTTGGCGAAGATCGTGCTGGAGGCGGCCGACGAACGCGACCTGAAGGCGCGGATGGATTCGCTCGGCTCGACGATCGCCGCGGAACGGCGACCCGTCGGAGGCGGGGTCGGAGGTGTGCGCGGAGGCGGAAAGCCGTCCGCGGCCGACGAGCGGCGCGCCCGCATCGGCGCGATTCTCGACGCCGTCGCGGTCGACGCGGAAGCCATCGGAGCGGAGGCGAGACCATGA
- a CDS encoding YqhG family protein has translation MNPKEVQKFVMRYLEATECHVQEKSPSHVTVRLSPEADRDLTNRPYYWSFVERTGAPAETMTLTFVFDPEARAAATAGASGAPAPKPATAAQQAAASVAPQPNAGGGDSILGRYFGFAPAAASPGRIAYDEVTYGSRRLEQLFGVVRSKGRFVQMFEDVKAPRGAPPAVCHTWLAVNYKVELCCDMKRDELHSLGISLMTGEIVEEFGETLAGLSLTPRLPSNTLVQRPVWSIPRAVAALEHYLDRELRNYNHDWALDAKARLDDELARVDAYYEELLRGLEDPEQRAAAEAQYEARKREIEWQYAPRVTANVVSAGVFHLGSDTPVLH, from the coding sequence ATGAATCCGAAGGAAGTACAGAAGTTCGTCATGCGTTATTTGGAGGCGACGGAGTGCCACGTGCAGGAGAAGTCGCCTTCGCACGTGACGGTGCGCCTGTCGCCGGAAGCCGACCGGGACCTGACGAACCGGCCGTATTATTGGAGTTTCGTCGAGCGAACCGGCGCGCCGGCGGAGACGATGACGCTGACGTTCGTCTTCGATCCCGAAGCGCGCGCGGCGGCGACGGCCGGGGCCTCCGGCGCTCCTGCGCCGAAGCCGGCGACCGCGGCGCAGCAGGCGGCCGCCTCGGTGGCGCCGCAGCCGAACGCCGGCGGCGGCGACTCGATTCTCGGCCGCTACTTCGGCTTCGCGCCGGCGGCCGCTTCGCCGGGGCGCATCGCGTACGACGAGGTGACGTACGGCAGCCGGCGGCTCGAGCAGCTGTTCGGCGTCGTCCGGTCGAAGGGCCGGTTCGTCCAGATGTTCGAGGACGTCAAGGCGCCGCGGGGCGCCCCTCCCGCCGTCTGCCACACCTGGCTCGCCGTGAATTACAAGGTGGAGCTGTGCTGCGACATGAAGCGCGACGAGCTTCACTCCCTCGGCATCTCCCTGATGACCGGCGAGATCGTCGAAGAATTCGGCGAGACGTTGGCCGGGCTGTCGCTCACGCCGCGGCTGCCGTCGAATACGCTCGTGCAGCGCCCGGTCTGGTCGATCCCGCGCGCGGTCGCCGCGCTCGAGCATTATCTCGATCGCGAGCTGCGCAATTACAACCACGACTGGGCGCTGGACGCGAAGGCGCGGCTCGACGACGAGCTCGCCCGCGTCGACGCGTATTACGAGGAGCTGCTTCGGGGACTCGAGGATCCGGAGCAGCGCGCCGCCGCCGAGGCGCAGTACGAGGCGCGCAAGCGCGAGATCGAATGGCAGTACGCCCCTCGGGTGACGGCGAACGTCGTCAGCGCGGGCGTCTTCCATCTCGGTTCCGACACGCCGGTTCTGCATTAG
- a CDS encoding YqzE family protein, whose translation MAKGEEIVKYVTQKVVQYIDTPSDRRKRERELRRRKHEPWTTRWFGMIPMSVSMLFGRGKKAPPAGKARRGQ comes from the coding sequence ATGGCCAAAGGCGAAGAGATCGTCAAATACGTCACCCAGAAGGTCGTTCAATATATCGATACCCCGAGCGACCGCCGCAAGCGGGAGCGCGAGCTGCGCCGGCGGAAGCACGAGCCGTGGACGACGCGGTGGTTCGGCATGATTCCGATGTCCGTCTCCATGCTGTTCGGCCGCGGAAAAAAAGCGCCCCCGGCAGGAAAAGCCCGCCGAGGGCAATAG
- a CDS encoding adenosylcobinamide amidohydrolase → MSASERPLEACRIDGVRASVLEADDGGPCLVVRFDAPCGALSSAVVGGGFVEACGAIVNRQVPKSYMADDPEAEMRAFLVRHGFEVDAGVDAVGASAVRTLGLLTAAFVREVGFAECALGDGGRSVACWATVGLGNAARAGRVREPAGGLFPGTINAVVVVDGGLAPGAYVGAACVAAEAKAAALADLGVRDPDDGGAATGTTTDAVAIVATGRGAYARYAGTATLVGHAVGRTVYDAVYDSGRRYLAYVAARRGG, encoded by the coding sequence GTGAGCGCGTCCGAGCGGCCGCTCGAGGCGTGCCGGATCGACGGCGTGCGTGCGTCGGTGTTGGAGGCGGACGACGGGGGTCCTTGCCTCGTCGTCCGCTTCGACGCGCCTTGCGGCGCGCTCAGCTCCGCCGTCGTGGGCGGCGGGTTCGTCGAGGCGTGCGGGGCGATCGTCAATCGGCAGGTGCCGAAGAGCTATATGGCGGACGACCCGGAAGCGGAGATGCGGGCGTTCCTCGTCCGGCACGGCTTCGAGGTCGACGCGGGCGTCGACGCCGTCGGGGCTTCGGCCGTGCGGACGCTGGGGCTGCTGACCGCGGCGTTCGTCCGCGAGGTCGGGTTCGCCGAGTGCGCGCTCGGCGACGGCGGGCGATCCGTCGCCTGCTGGGCGACGGTCGGCCTCGGCAACGCGGCGCGCGCGGGCCGCGTGCGGGAGCCTGCCGGGGGCTTGTTCCCCGGCACGATCAACGCCGTCGTCGTCGTCGACGGCGGCCTTGCGCCGGGCGCGTACGTCGGCGCGGCGTGCGTCGCGGCGGAGGCGAAGGCGGCCGCGCTCGCCGACCTCGGCGTACGCGACCCGGACGACGGCGGCGCCGCCACCGGCACGACGACCGACGCGGTCGCGATCGTCGCTACGGGCCGCGGGGCGTACGCCCGGTACGCCGGCACGGCGACGCTCGTCGGCCACGCGGTCGGCCGCACCGTCTACGACGCCGTGTACGACTCCGGGCGGCGTTACCTCGCCTACGTCGCCGCGCGGCGCGGAGGCTGA
- a CDS encoding xanthine phosphoribosyltransferase, whose protein sequence is MELLKRRIIEDGRVLSDQVLSVNTFLNHGVDPVLIAAMGREFAERFRDAGVTRVLTIESSGIAIAFATAAELGVPLVYARRRKALMNEGEYYSERVPSFTKGIVTDIVISKEVLKANDRILFIDDFIANGDAARGALRIVERSGATMVGAGIAIEKAFQSGGSFLREQGIPVLSLARIASLEGGQVRFAEE, encoded by the coding sequence ATGGAATTATTGAAGCGTCGAATTATCGAGGACGGACGGGTGTTGTCGGACCAGGTACTCAGCGTCAACACGTTTTTGAACCATGGAGTGGACCCGGTCTTGATCGCCGCGATGGGGCGCGAATTCGCAGAGCGGTTCCGCGACGCCGGCGTGACGCGGGTGCTCACGATCGAATCTTCCGGCATCGCGATCGCATTCGCGACCGCCGCGGAGCTGGGCGTGCCGCTCGTATATGCGCGGCGGCGGAAGGCGCTGATGAACGAAGGCGAATATTATTCGGAACGGGTGCCGTCCTTCACGAAGGGGATCGTCACCGACATCGTCATCTCGAAGGAAGTGCTGAAGGCGAACGACCGCATCCTGTTCATCGACGACTTCATCGCCAACGGCGACGCCGCGCGCGGCGCGCTGCGCATCGTGGAGCGGTCGGGCGCGACGATGGTCGGCGCGGGCATCGCGATCGAGAAGGCGTTCCAGTCGGGCGGCAGCTTTCTGCGGGAGCAAGGCATTCCCGTGTTGTCGCTGGCGCGCATCGCGTCGCTCGAGGGCGGACAAGTTCGATTCGCGGAGGAATAA
- a CDS encoding YkvI family membrane protein produces MKRTAATMQIAFTYIGTVVGAGFATGQEILQFFTKYGSVALVTILVSTGLFIWLGTKVMLLANEIGAASYEDLNKHLFGAKWGERFSLLMLVELFSVAIVMLAGAGSVFREQLGMSFLLGIGVTLALGYVVIMGGMKGIMAVNSVVVPIMLAFTGIVFYRTTQNADFLTFEWLHQDDPYLPGRAWIAPLLYSAFNLASAQAVLVPLGAAVKDRTAIRLGGAIGGVGLGALLLVGHISLSTHAPVIFQYEIPMGLVVAGMGTAIHLMYLLLIYAEIFTTFIANIFGLSLQLEQRLRMKRRTIVVLALILCFGISFVGFKALLSTLYPFFGVLSLIWFAMIVVRQRSSA; encoded by the coding sequence ATGAAGCGTACGGCCGCCACGATGCAAATCGCGTTCACGTACATCGGAACCGTCGTCGGAGCCGGATTTGCCACAGGGCAAGAAATCTTGCAATTTTTCACGAAATACGGCAGCGTCGCCCTCGTAACGATTCTAGTGTCGACCGGGCTGTTCATCTGGTTAGGAACGAAGGTCATGCTGCTTGCGAACGAAATCGGGGCAGCGTCTTACGAGGATTTAAACAAGCATCTGTTCGGCGCGAAGTGGGGCGAGCGGTTTTCGCTGCTGATGCTCGTCGAACTGTTTTCGGTCGCCATCGTCATGCTGGCCGGAGCCGGCTCCGTCTTCAGAGAGCAGCTCGGCATGTCGTTCCTGCTCGGCATCGGCGTTACCTTAGCGCTCGGGTATGTCGTCATTATGGGAGGCATGAAGGGCATCATGGCGGTCAATTCCGTCGTCGTGCCGATCATGCTCGCGTTTACGGGCATCGTGTTTTACCGAACGACGCAGAACGCCGACTTCCTGACGTTCGAGTGGCTGCATCAGGACGATCCCTACCTCCCCGGGCGCGCCTGGATCGCCCCGCTCCTGTACTCGGCGTTCAACCTCGCGTCGGCGCAGGCGGTGCTCGTGCCGCTCGGCGCGGCGGTGAAGGACCGGACCGCGATTCGTCTCGGCGGCGCGATCGGCGGCGTCGGCCTCGGGGCGCTGCTGCTCGTCGGGCACATCTCGCTGTCGACGCACGCGCCGGTCATTTTCCAATACGAAATCCCCATGGGCCTCGTCGTGGCCGGCATGGGGACCGCCATCCATCTTATGTATTTGCTGCTCATTTACGCCGAGATCTTCACGACGTTCATCGCGAACATCTTCGGTCTGTCGCTCCAGCTGGAGCAGCGGCTTCGCATGAAGCGGCGAACGATCGTCGTCCTGGCGCTCATCCTCTGCTTCGGCATCAGCTTCGTCGGCTTCAAAGCGCTGCTCTCGACGCTGTACCCGTTCTTCGGGGTGTTAAGCTTGATTTGGTTCGCGATGATCGTCGTCCGGCAGCGCAGCTCCGCCTGA
- a CDS encoding glucose 1-dehydrogenase, with protein sequence MSNHAGSPQPVVAITGGAQGIGRALAYAFAKRGYAVSIADPDKDAGFEVIREIRRFDGKGVYLAADVSREEDVERWMRVTLAELGGVHALINNAGIGRGGDPLELDVAEWDRVIGVNLRGTFLCSRAAGRIMKRQRRGAIVNIASTRALMSEPHTEAYAASKGGILALTHALAVSLGPHGVRVNAVSPGWIETRDWQYSARATEPVHSDRDRSQHPVGRVGKPEDIAEACLFLVSDETSGFLTGQNLVIDGGMTVKMIYEE encoded by the coding sequence ATGAGCAATCACGCCGGATCTCCGCAACCCGTCGTCGCCATTACGGGCGGCGCCCAAGGCATCGGCCGGGCGCTCGCGTACGCTTTCGCGAAGCGCGGGTACGCGGTCTCGATCGCCGATCCCGACAAGGACGCCGGCTTCGAGGTCATTCGCGAAATTCGCCGCTTCGACGGCAAGGGCGTCTACCTCGCGGCGGACGTCAGCCGCGAAGAGGACGTCGAGCGCTGGATGCGGGTCACCCTGGCCGAGCTCGGCGGCGTCCACGCGCTTATTAACAACGCGGGCATCGGCCGCGGCGGCGACCCGCTGGAGCTCGACGTCGCCGAGTGGGACCGCGTCATCGGCGTCAACCTGCGCGGAACGTTCCTCTGCTCCCGCGCCGCGGGACGCATCATGAAGCGGCAGCGGCGCGGCGCGATCGTCAATATCGCTTCGACGCGGGCGCTCATGTCCGAGCCGCATACGGAGGCGTACGCCGCATCCAAGGGCGGCATTCTCGCGCTGACGCACGCGCTGGCCGTCAGTCTCGGCCCCCATGGCGTCCGCGTCAACGCGGTGTCGCCCGGCTGGATCGAGACGCGCGACTGGCAATACAGCGCCCGCGCGACGGAGCCGGTCCACTCCGATCGGGACCGATCGCAGCATCCCGTCGGCCGCGTCGGCAAGCCCGAGGACATCGCCGAGGCGTGCCTGTTCCTCGTCAGCGACGAGACGTCCGGGTTTCTCACCGGACAGAACCTCGTCATCGACGGCGGCATGACCGTGAAGATGATCTACGAGGAATGA
- a CDS encoding glycosyltransferase family 4 protein, with product MNVLQALFFPPEQPGGVSSMVPYVQERFVRMGWGMELFSIPKRVRGKGAGSFEFATFDWRRYAGVPIVDRYMQILKDYEWWTKLRVKGSYDVIHAHHPVAALVMKKLFPDTPVLMTVHSSFEKELLLNGRIEEGGPEEQFLTSLYGELEHQVDRLMTVSEAFKTYMSAYVKHPERILVIRNGFDEKRFKPMAHENEVPQLITMCRLVPAKGLDILLRACAELKRRELPFMLHIIGDGPMREELEELAKTLGVYDDIVFYGYMLHPEEFMPFFDVFVLPSRAEAFGNVFAEAALCWLALVGTDVGGISEQIDHGVNGLLVPVNDAGALADALEQVVVDPSFRYELSRAAYEKAKSTYSLNRVIRQLKRLYVGAAELGD from the coding sequence GTGAACGTGTTGCAGGCGTTGTTTTTTCCGCCGGAACAGCCGGGCGGGGTATCTTCGATGGTACCGTATGTGCAAGAACGGTTCGTTCGGATGGGTTGGGGCATGGAGTTGTTTTCGATCCCGAAGCGGGTGCGGGGGAAGGGCGCCGGCAGCTTCGAATTCGCAACGTTCGATTGGAGACGGTACGCGGGCGTGCCGATCGTCGATAGATATATGCAAATCTTGAAAGATTACGAATGGTGGACGAAGCTTAGAGTCAAGGGAAGCTACGACGTCATTCACGCGCACCATCCGGTGGCGGCGCTCGTCATGAAGAAGCTGTTCCCGGACACCCCGGTGCTCATGACGGTGCACTCCAGCTTCGAGAAGGAGCTGCTGCTGAACGGGCGCATCGAGGAGGGCGGGCCGGAGGAGCAATTTTTGACGTCGCTCTACGGAGAGCTCGAGCATCAGGTGGATCGGCTCATGACGGTATCGGAGGCGTTCAAGACGTACATGAGCGCGTACGTGAAGCACCCGGAGCGCATTCTCGTCATTCGCAACGGGTTCGACGAGAAGCGGTTCAAGCCGATGGCCCACGAAAACGAAGTCCCGCAGCTCATCACGATGTGCCGGCTCGTCCCGGCGAAAGGTTTGGACATTTTGCTGCGGGCGTGCGCGGAGCTGAAGCGGCGCGAGCTGCCGTTCATGCTTCATATTATCGGCGACGGACCGATGCGAGAGGAGCTGGAGGAGCTCGCCAAGACGCTCGGCGTCTATGACGATATCGTCTTCTACGGCTATATGCTTCATCCGGAGGAATTCATGCCGTTCTTCGACGTGTTCGTCCTGCCGTCGCGCGCGGAGGCGTTCGGGAACGTGTTCGCCGAAGCGGCGCTGTGCTGGCTGGCGCTCGTCGGCACCGACGTCGGGGGCATCAGCGAGCAGATCGATCACGGCGTGAACGGGCTGCTGGTACCCGTCAACGACGCCGGCGCGCTCGCGGACGCCCTCGAGCAGGTCGTCGTCGACCCGTCCTTCCGCTACGAGCTGTCCAGAGCCGCTTACGAGAAGGCGAAGTCGACGTATTCGCTCAACCGCGTCATTCGCCAGCTGAAGCGGCTGTATGTAGGCGCCGCGGAGCTCGGGGACTGA
- a CDS encoding GGDEF domain-containing protein, whose protein sequence is MASELFFGSSGGIVSALMILLMLFLMTAMSLRLMLSRKKKAYFSLTFSLLLIAVQYAAVVAIGARPDAGDGGAYLVNGLQTLSFIALNVGLYQLYNPTKRKVTFLAYLGTILTLLILGARYYAASELFPDPAAAASVQANAFLNVWMDIYLYALIFFCFYFVTPSVGQTAKYQTALVVYFLTHSAAVLNSYIYDEGATGLRFAEHFLPVVFFFIVFLFIFERVLELMQAVYHSSITDGLTGLYNRRFFMRRLQQYLQGGVAVGVIFTDIDNFKKLNDTKGHQQGDEALRKVASIVLEIAEDIGLGGRYGGEEIVMIVADPKLDPGKVAERLRARVEAEAGVTVSVGWAKYRKGVTAEQLTKQADEAMYVSKKTGKNRVTAYKPGMTAAGLPPLSGPPRASQSLPIE, encoded by the coding sequence TTGGCCAGCGAGTTATTTTTCGGATCGTCCGGCGGCATCGTCTCGGCGTTGATGATCCTGCTGATGTTGTTCCTGATGACGGCCATGTCCCTCAGACTCATGCTGTCCCGCAAGAAGAAAGCGTACTTCTCGCTGACGTTCTCGCTGCTCTTGATCGCCGTCCAATACGCCGCGGTCGTCGCGATCGGCGCCAGGCCCGACGCCGGCGACGGCGGCGCTTATCTCGTGAACGGTCTGCAGACGCTGTCGTTCATCGCGTTGAACGTCGGCTTATATCAGCTTTATAATCCAACCAAGCGGAAGGTGACGTTCCTCGCGTATCTCGGGACGATTCTAACGTTGCTCATCCTCGGCGCCCGCTATTACGCCGCGTCCGAGCTGTTTCCGGACCCCGCGGCCGCCGCGTCCGTCCAGGCGAACGCGTTCCTGAACGTGTGGATGGACATTTATTTATACGCGCTTATCTTCTTCTGCTTCTATTTCGTAACGCCTTCGGTCGGACAGACGGCGAAGTACCAGACGGCGCTCGTCGTTTATTTCTTGACGCATTCCGCCGCGGTTCTGAACAGCTACATATACGACGAGGGCGCGACGGGGCTGCGGTTCGCCGAGCATTTCCTGCCCGTCGTCTTTTTCTTCATCGTGTTTCTCTTCATCTTCGAACGGGTATTGGAGCTAATGCAGGCGGTCTATCACTCGTCCATCACGGACGGGCTGACGGGCTTGTACAACCGCCGGTTTTTCATGCGTCGGCTGCAGCAGTACCTGCAAGGAGGCGTCGCCGTGGGCGTCATCTTCACGGATATCGATAACTTCAAGAAGCTTAACGATACGAAGGGGCATCAGCAAGGGGACGAGGCGCTGCGGAAGGTGGCGTCGATCGTGCTCGAGATCGCCGAAGACATCGGCCTCGGCGGGCGGTACGGCGGCGAAGAGATCGTCATGATCGTCGCCGATCCGAAGCTCGACCCGGGCAAGGTCGCGGAGCGGCTGCGCGCGCGCGTCGAAGCCGAAGCGGGCGTCACCGTCAGCGTCGGTTGGGCGAAGTACCGCAAGGGCGTGACGGCCGAGCAGCTGACGAAGCAGGCGGACGAAGCGATGTACGTGTCGAAGAAGACGGGGAAAAATCGCGTCACCGCGTATAAGCCCGGCATGACGGCGGCCGGACTCCCGCCGCTGTCGGGACCGCCGCGCGCGAGCCAGTCGTTGCCGATAGAGTGA
- a CDS encoding GNAT family N-acetyltransferase: protein MTSMERARPARFLRGENVYLRPIEAEDAEWYFQSLYDDENRKLTGTQLHYTREQIANYIAGKAQDRSGVLLLIAANDTDEPIGDVALQNIDAMNRSANVRIALNPGRTGRGYGSEAMRLMLDYGFGIVNLHRIELNVFAYNERAIRAYEKLGFRREGVQREALYYDHEYHDSILMSMLAREYRELYLRRG, encoded by the coding sequence ATGACGTCTATGGAACGGGCTCGCCCGGCGCGTTTTTTGCGAGGAGAGAACGTATACCTTCGCCCGATCGAGGCGGAGGACGCGGAATGGTATTTCCAAAGCTTGTACGACGACGAAAATCGGAAGCTGACGGGGACGCAGCTGCATTATACGCGAGAGCAGATTGCGAACTATATCGCGGGGAAAGCGCAGGACCGTTCCGGCGTGCTGCTCTTGATCGCGGCGAACGATACCGACGAGCCGATCGGCGACGTGGCGCTGCAGAACATCGACGCGATGAACCGCAGCGCGAACGTGCGAATCGCCCTGAACCCGGGGCGCACGGGGCGCGGGTACGGCTCGGAGGCGATGCGGCTCATGCTCGATTACGGCTTCGGCATCGTCAATCTGCATCGGATCGAGCTGAACGTGTTCGCGTATAACGAACGGGCGATCCGCGCTTACGAGAAGCTCGGCTTCCGGCGGGAGGGCGTGCAGCGGGAGGCGCTCTATTACGATCACGAATATCATGACTCGATCCTCATGAGCATGCTGGCGCGCGAGTACCGGGAGCTGTACCTTCGCCGCGGGTGA